Proteins encoded by one window of Aspergillus puulaauensis MK2 DNA, chromosome 4, nearly complete sequence:
- a CDS encoding uncharacterized protein (COG:T;~EggNog:ENOG410PGBV;~InterPro:IPR019826,IPR000997,IPR029058,IPR002018;~MEROPS:MER0033198;~PFAM:PF00135;~SECRETED:SignalP(1-16);~antiSMASH:Cluster_4.6;~go_function: GO:0004104 - cholinesterase activity [Evidence IEA]), which translates to MLHLISVLAFIPFVLCAPNWVTVHTSNGPITGRTTDGDVVEYLGIPYAEPPVRSLRFMPPQKLKSSRPYEAAHWGYDCPRLSSRSFNYTYLTAQAPAILAAFTAGNGTQSEDCLTLNIWSKPTPRSVVHDKPVLVFLYGGRFAGGNTNTPFWNGRYLAASEDIIVITVNYRINILGFPGSCSSTPAGCVQNHGLRDQRLAVEWIRDNIAAFGGNPQKIVIAGQSAGAVSVDYWTYAYVEDPIVAGLIMHSGSALSFPLNTPEYTAAAWRDVVRAVGCDSKRSDSKSSDEVHCMQQKNWEDIRTAAANVKPDSSTNNNPLRSTPAFYPVVDNETVFANYSTLNKAGLFAKLPILIGHNDKEEGYYALSSLSKGISALPSKTQMTEFHLSSFTCPIAAQADARIAHNVPVWQYRYFGNWTNVQLYNYTNNNSSELTALSGAYHGSDLFMLFGTSRDVTGLEDSMAEVQMTQTIQRAWAVFCDFPGYGLSGEMHWPMFSRESESLVRLGYRDSPTPDFVRPGLYDGGCQAF; encoded by the exons ATGCTTCATCTGATCTCAGTTCTTGCCTTCATTCCATTCGTACTGTGTGCCCCCAACTGGGTCACCGTGCACACCTCCAACGGGCCCATCACAGGCCGTACGACGGACGGCGATGTCGTCGAGTACTTGGGCATTCCATATGCAGAGCCTCCTGTCAGATCTCTACGGTTTATGCCGCcacagaagctgaagagcagCAGGCCATACGAGGCAGCACACTGG GGATA TGACTGCCCTCGTCTGAGCTCTCGATCATTCAACTACACGTACCTCACAGCCCAGGCACCAGCCATCTTGGCTGCCTTCACAGCAGGAAACGGAACGCAGAGCGAAGACTGCCTCACCCTAAACATCTGGTCCAAGCCAACCCCAAGGTCAGTGGTCCACGACAAACCCGTCCTCGTCTTTCTCTACGGTGGCC GATTCGCCGGCGGCAATACAAACACGCCATTCTGGAACGGCCGCTACCTCGCAGCGTCGGAGGACATTATCGTCATCACGGTCAACTACCGCATAAACATCCTCGGCTTCCCTGgctcttgctcttcaacACCAGCTGGGTGTGTACAGAACCACGGTCTCCGCGATCAGCGCCTCGCAGTCGAATGGATCCGCGACAACATCGCTGCCTTTGGAGGCAATCCGCAGAAAATCGTCATTGCGGGACAGTCCGCCGGTGCTGTTTCTGTGGATTACTGGACATATGCGTACGTTGAGGACCCGATCGTTGCGGGTTTGATCATGCACTCTGGGAGTGCATTGAGTTTTCCACTGAACACGCCGGAATATACTGCGGCTGCGTGGAGGGATGTTGTACGGGCCGTTGGATGTGACAGTAAACGTAGTGACAGTAAAAGTAGTGACGAAGTCCACTGTATGCAGCAGAAGAACTGGGAAGATATACGGACTGCCGCTGCTAATGTTAAACCTGATAGCAGCACCAATAACAACCCCCTCCGATCAACTCCGGCGTTCTATCCAGTTGTCGACAACGAGACGGTATTCGCCAATTACTCTACTTTAAATAAAGCAGGTCTATTCGCGAAGTTG cccatcctcatcggccaCAATGACAAAGAAGAGGGCTATTACGCACTGTCATCCCTCTCAAAAGGAATCAGCGCCCTCCCATCGAAAACACAAATGACCGAATTCCACCTGTCCTCATTCACCTGCCCGATAGCAGCCCAGGCCGACGCCCGCATCGCGCACAACGTGCCCGTCTGGCAATACCGCTACTTCGGCAACTGGACCAACGTGCAGCTCTATAACTATACTAACAACAATAGCAGCGAGCTCACTGCCCTTAGCGGCGCATACCACGGCAGCGACCTATTCATGCTCTTCGGGACGTCCCGCGACGTAACCGGACTCGAGGATTCCATGGCGGAGGTGCAGATGACGCAGACAATACAGCGGGCCTGGGCTGTTTTCTGTGATTTCCCGGGGTATGGGCTTTCTGGTGAGATGCATTGGCCGATGTTTAGTCGGGAGTCAGAGTCGTTGGTCAGATTGGGGTATAGGGATAGTCCCACGCCGGACTTTGTGAGGCCGGGTTTGTATGATGGGGGTTGTCAGGCCTTTTAA
- the grg1 gene encoding putative glucose repressible protein Grg1 (COG:S;~EggNog:ENOG410PT0B;~InterPro:IPR020100;~PFAM:PF11034;~antiSMASH:Cluster_4.6) — protein METIKNTVNYVSETVQGAGAGASKEVNKEVAKDNNADLTTRATAAKDALFDKKDQTVHDTQADVHKESLKH, from the exons ATGGAGACCATCAAG AACACCGTCAACTACGTCAGCGAGACCGTCCAGGGcgccggagccggagcctCAAAGGAGGTCAACAAGGAGGTCGCTAAGGACAACAACGCCGACCTTACCACCCGTGCTACTGCTGCAAAGGACGCCCTCTTCGACAAGAAGGACCAGACCGTCCACGACACCCAGGCTGATGTCCACAAGG AGAGCCTCAAGCACTAG
- a CDS encoding uncharacterized protein (COG:S;~EggNog:ENOG410PMYC;~InterPro:IPR036864,IPR007219,IPR001138;~PFAM:PF00172,PF04082;~antiSMASH:Cluster_4.6;~go_function: GO:0000981 - DNA-binding transcription factor activity, RNA polymerase II-specific [Evidence IEA];~go_function: GO:0003677 - DNA binding [Evidence IEA];~go_function: GO:0008270 - zinc ion binding [Evidence IEA];~go_process: GO:0006351 - transcription, DNA-templated [Evidence IEA];~go_process: GO:0006355 - regulation of transcription, DNA-templated [Evidence IEA]), whose product MAPDPEPPAPSGLHRSCIFCRARKIRCSSGPICTACRERNINCTYSPEARKGRPRRRGASSADPQREPRKAQRRRLLSSPPSPADVASPVAAVPATVSTDSVPQASASRASPQPQPVENDGENQTLGQELEQMFHEYFIRKNGSRSNLFQDSIASFQRHMRNPSPGNTPAQRPRPKLSYDGMLSFLAHEMVEILLLRFGQLGCEQSETSTHQYFYIASLAEETTSSMFDPARRQRGPLAALGKHRVVQMVHLWYMMHPLSPLVSKTLLLDAIQDETVDEALLAVILADAFQALDSSDSQNGNSPPEESPQLLAHFTASQLRHRPLSHIDSAPISTVQALILLGWRDLAQGLARRSTCYIGYTCRIISRQYQRRSRNEGGPESMKLNGIDIGQVEQEILQNIYWLCLSTTTWAFMQIDQPFTLLLPDEIPDFPSLDETTSAALRLDRASNNISTLPSQVQAMRWLWPLSHITSTVAHIYTIYLNAPTEERKVKAAPWHIRHIHQLHQLLRARFEPSNLSFEVRAILIQAIKLVEREVSTPHTQFFLLTSYYTIIVHMLFSPERRAPPPVTPSTIQALGECISAVLTIAAGVPSLPASPVPTQASYGNRALALCLDACSRALVRLHNQCQHDWQQNQSSNTMPGVTKLAEYAERAHKVCKSDFLGQHASILRPAKKRLKWVKSALRTLASPSSTSASSISDINEMANANAAFLSLSPPTNFPLPFDRTGDLSLGSSTTSLSELMPPYQLPPPLEIPDPGFFCDDPTLDSLLGFPGIARAGDLYPRASDSSSSQLSLATPTPTHQQDGRPFGALDDSTAASTSTATALADLFFMSPDMASHGLDGLLLNSNSNPFDGSGSNAAMASGPGSDRIGGSNAGQYDFMSDLHM is encoded by the exons ATGGCCCCAG atccagagccgCCCGCCCCATCAGGCCTCCATCgcagctgcatcttctgTCGTGCCCGCAAGATCCGCTGCTCCAGTGGCCCGATTTGCACTGCTTGTCGTGAGCGCAATATCAATTGCACATACAGCCCTGAGGCCCGCAAGGGACGCCCTAGACGGAGAGGCGCCAGCTCGGCCGACCCCCAGCGCGAGCCGCGAAAGGCTCAACGCCGTCGTCTGCTGTCCTctccgccatctccagctgatGTTGCCTCTCCAGTAGCAGCTGTGCCAGCGACTGTGTCTACTGATTCAGTCCCCCAGGCCAGTGCTTCGCGGGCGTcgcctcaaccccagccagTTGAAAACGATGGGGAGAACCAAACATTGGGCCAGGAGCTCGAGCAGATGTTTCACGAGTACTTTATCCGAAAGAATGGATCGCGGTCCAACCTGTTCCAGGACTCGATTGCCTCCTTCCAGCGGCACATGCGCAATCCCAGCCCCGGCAATACTCCAGCCCAACGCCCGCGGCCAAAATTGAGCTACGATGGGATGTTGTCCTTTCTTGCGCATGAAATGGTTGAGATCCTGCTTCTGCGCTTCGGACAGCTTGGCTGTGAACAGTCGGAGACTAGCACGCATCAGTATTTCTACATAGCCTCACTGGCAGAGGAGACGACGTCGAGCATGTTCGACCCTGCTCGGCGCCAGCGAGGTCCTCTTGCGGCTTTAGGAAAACATCGCGTCGTGCAGATGGTTCATCTCTGGTACATGATGCATCCCCTGTCACCGCTGGTCTCGAAGACGCTCCTCCTAGATGCGATACAGGACGAAACGGTGGACGAAGCACTCTTGGCAGTCATTCTAGCGGATGCGTTCCAGGCCTTGGACAGCAGTGACAGTCAGAATGGGAACTCACCTCCTGAAGAATCACCCCAGCTGCTGGCGCACTTTACTGCATCCCAACTGAGGCATCGGCCACTGTCGCACATCGACTCCGCGCCCATCTCGACAGTGCAGGCATTGATCCTGCTAGGATGGAGGGACCTCGCTCAAGGGTTAGCACGGCGAAGCACCTGTTACATCGGGTATACATGTCGTATCATCTCGCGGCAGTATCAACGTCGAAGCCGCAATGAGGGTGGGCCGGAGAGCATGAAGCTGAACGGGATTGATATCGGGCAAGTTGAGCAGGAGATCCTGCAGAACATCTACTGGCTGTGTCTGTCAACGACGACCTGGGCCTTTATGCAAATCGACCAGCCATTCACACTCCTTCTGCCGGACGAGATCCCCGACTTTCCCAGCCTCGACGAGACAACATCTGCAGCGCTGCGTCTGGACCGGGCGTCTAACAATATATCGACCCTCCCATCGCAAGTTCAGGCCATGCGCTGGCTGTGGCCGCTGAGCCATATCACCAGCACCGTTGCCCACATCTACACCATCTACCTCAACGCTCCTACTGAAGAGCGCAAAGTCAAGGCCGCCCCGTGGCATATACGGCACAtccaccaactccaccagctcctccgAGCGCGGTTCGAGCCATCTAATCTCTCCTTCGAAGTCCGAGCAATTCTAatccaggccatcaagcTGGTCGAGCGAGAAGTCAGCACCCCGCACACCCAGTTCTTCCTCCTAACCTCGTACTACACCATCATCGTCCACATGCTCTTCTCCCCTGAACGACGAGCACCCCCGCCAGTTACACCCTCGACCATCCAAGCCCTGGGCGAGTGCATCTCTGCCGTCCTGACTATTGCAGCCGGCGTCCCCTCTCTCCCAGCGAGCCCCGTACCAACCCAAGCTTCGTACGGGAATAGAGCTCTGGCACTATGTCTAGACGCCTGCAGCCGCGCCCTTGTCCGTTTGCACAACCAGTGCCAGCACGACTGGCAGCAAAATCAAAGCAGCAATACAATGCCAGGCGTGACCAAGCTCGCCGAGTACGCAGAGCGTGCCCATAAAGTGTGCAAATCCGACTTTCTGGGCCAGCACGCATCCATCCTACGGCCGGCAAAGAAGCGCTTGAAATGGGTCAAGTCGGCCCTGCGCACCCTGGCGTCTCCGTCGTCtacctctgcctcttccatctctgaCATAAACGAGATGGCAAACGCCAACGCCGCCTTCCTTTCTCTATCCCCGCCAACAAACTTCCCACTCCCATTCGACAGGACCGGTGATCTATCCCTTGGATCGTCCACAACGTCACTATCAGAACTGATGCCGCCGTACCAACTCCCTCCGCCACTCGAAATCCCTGACCCGGGTTTCTTCTGTGACGATCCAACACTGGACTCTTTACTCGGGTTCCCTGGCATAGCGCGCGCAGGTGATCTATACCCGAGGGCAAGCGATAGTTCTTCATCTCAATTGTCCCTAGCgacgccaacgccaacgcaTCAGCAGGATGGACGGCCGTTTGGAGCTTTGGACGACAGTACCGCCGCAAGCACTAGTACAGCCACGGCGCTGGCTGATTTGTTTTTCATGAGTCCTGATATGGCTTCGCATGGGTTGGATGGTCTATTGTTGAACAGTAATAGTAACCCGTTTGATGGGTCGGGGTCTAATGCGGCGATGGCCTCTGGACCTGGCTCTGATCGTATAGGTGGGAGTAATGCAGGGCAGTATGATTTTATGAGTGATCTTCATATGTAG